A genomic window from Gossypium hirsutum isolate 1008001.06 chromosome D12, Gossypium_hirsutum_v2.1, whole genome shotgun sequence includes:
- the LOC107920900 gene encoding exopolygalacturonase gives MSLEIPFKLLLLFSSFSFAGVPAGAATTGLGSQYAQLLPYNNQRTSHFFNVKTFGAQADGLTDDTKAFLSAWNKACQATGEVDIMIPKGTYLVGPLKFAGPCENVSKIIVHMKGYLKATTNLFKYGDGAGWVEFRWIEGLTLTGGGTFDGQGAKAWPYNSCSTDFNCKLLPTNVKFLAMNRTIVRGITSVNSKFFHMALVECKNFKGSKIKISAPADSPNTDGIHIQRSSSVYFSRSLIGTGDDCISIGQGNSQVTITSISCGPGHGISVGSLGRYKDEGDVSGLVVRDCTMIGTSNGIRIKTWANSPGRSAATNMTFENINMENVTNPIIIDQAYCPFASCTPMGPSQVKLSDIYFKKIKGMSLSAVAVALECSKGIPCQDIYLEDVHLELATGEKQVTSTCKNVRAKYIGSQIPPPCA, from the exons ATGAGCCTTGAAATCCCCTTCAAATTACTCTTGCTCTTTTCTTCCTTTAGCTTCGCTGGTGTTCCTGCAGGAGCAGCAACAACAGGTTTAGGATCTCAATATGCCCAACTGCTACCATATAACAACCAAAGGACCTCTCATTTCTTTAATGTCAAGACATTTGGTGCTCAAGCCGATGGACTCACTGATGATACCAAA GCCTTCCTATCAGCATGGAACAAAGCATGTCAGGCTACTGGTGAGGTAGACATTATGATTCCTAAAGGCACATATTTGGTTGGTCCACTTAAATTTGCAGGCCCCTGCGAAAATGTATCTAAAATAATAGTCCATATGAAG GGTTATCTCAAGGCAACAACAAACTTGTTTAAATACGGAGATGGTGCTGGTTGGGTTGAATTTCGATGGATAGAAGGGCTAACCTTGACTGGAGGAGGGACCTTTGATGGTCAGGGTGCCAAAGCTTGGCCTTACAATAGCTGCTCCACAGACTTCAATTGCAAACTTCTTCCAACT AATGTGAAGTTTTTGGCGATGAATCGGACGATTGTAAGAGGCATAACATCAGTAAACAGCAAGTTCTTCC atATGGCCCTTGTCGAATGCAAGAACTTCAAGGGCAGCAAAATCAAGATTTCAGCACCAGCAGATAGCCCTAACACTGATGGTATCCACATTCAGCGGAGCTCCAGTGTCTACTTTTCGCGATCACTTATAGGTACAGGTGATGATTGCATCTCAATAGGTCAAGGGAATTCTCAAGTCACCATAACAAGCATCAGCTGCGGACCGGGTCATGGCATCAG CGTCGGAAGTCTCGGAAGATACAAGGATGAAGGTGATGTAAGTGGTTTGGTGGTTAGAGATTGCACCATGATAGGGACCTCAAATGGCATTAGGATCAAAACATGGGCCAACTCGCCTGGCAGAAGCGCAGCAACCAACATGACATTCGAAAACATTAACATGGAAAACGTGACCAATCCAATTATTATCGATCAAGCATATTGTCCATTTGCATCTTGCACACCAATG GGACCATCTCAAGTGAAACTGAGTGACatttatttcaagaaaataaagGGCATGTCGTTATCTGCAGTGGCAGTAGCACTAGAATGTAGCAAAGGGATTCCTTGCCAGGATATTTACCTTGAAGATGTTCACTTGGAGCTGGCAACTGGGGAGAAACAAGTCACTTCCACTTGTAAAAATGTTAGGGCTAAATACATTGGCTCCCAAATCCCACCACCATGTGCTTAG
- the LOC107929366 gene encoding cysteine protease XCP1, which translates to MSYASIESLSNDSIVKPQFSTPIFSSLQSNIPSATINLHTTIPPSHSLTVTYYAIQQKEEMVVSFLSKLSILTFTASVLVVSALAHDFSIVGYSPEDLSSRDKLIELFESWVSKHAKFYESFEEKLLRFEVFKDNLKHIDKRNKEISSYWLGLNEFADLTHEEFKNKYLGLKPEVFKKNRSPPEEFTFRNDVDLPKSVDWRQKGAVTPVKNQRSCGSCWAFSAVAAVEGINKIVTGNLTSLSEQELIDCDTSFNNGCNGGLMDYAFEFIVANGGLHKEEDYPYLMEQGTCEEKKEEMDVVTISGYKDVPENDEKSLLKALAHQPLSVAIEASGRDFQFYSGGVFNGPCGTDLDHGVAAVGYGTWKGSDYIIVKNSWGPKWGEKGYIRMKRNTGKPEGLCGINKMASYPMKNK; encoded by the exons ATGAGCTATGCTTCAATCGAAAGCCTGTCAAATGACTCAATCGTAAAGCCTCAATTTTCCACTCCCATTTTTTCTTCACTTCAAAGCAACATACCATCTGCTACTATAAATCTCCACACAACAATCCCACCCTCACATTCACTCACTGTTACATACTACGCCATACAACAAAAAGAAGAAATGGTTGTATCCTTTCTTTCCAAACTCTCCATTCTAACATTTACTGCTTCAGTTTTAGTAGTTTCAGCTCTGGCTCATGATTTCTCCATTGTGGGTTATTCGCCTGAGGATTTGAGTTCCAGGGATAAACTTATTGAGCTCTTTGAATCATGGGTATCCAAGCATGCCAAATTCTATGAATCCTTTGAAGAGAAGCTGCTGAGGTTCGAGGTTTTCAAGGATAACTTGAAGCATATCGACAAGAGGAACAAGGAAATCAGCAGTTACTGGCTTGGGTTGAACGAGTTTGCTGATTTGACCCACGAAGAgttcaagaacaagtatttaGGACTCAAACCAGAGGTTTTCAAAAAGAACCGATCACCACCAGAAGAGTTCACTTTCAGAAACGACGTTGATTTGCCCAAGTCCGTCGATTGGAGACAGAAAGGAGCTGTTACGCCAGTCAAGAATCAGCGTTCTTGCGGTAGCTGTTGGGCTTTCTCAGCAGTGGCGGCTGTGGAGGGCATAAACAAGATTGTAACGGGGAACTTAACTTCCTTGTCCGAACAAGAGCTGATTGATTGCGATACAAGTTTCAACAATGGTTGCAATGGAGGTCTGATGGATTATGCATTCGAGTTCATTGTCGCCAATGGTGGACTTCACAAAGAGGAAGACTACCCGTACCTTATGGAGCAAGGTACCTGTGAAGAAAAGAAG GAGGAAATGGATGTGGTGACGATTAGTGGTTACAAAGACGTGCCAGAAAATGATGAGAAAAGTCTATTGAAAGCATTGGCTCATCAACCCCTAAGTGTAGCCATTGAGGCTTCTGGCAGAGATTTCCAATTCTATAGTGGG GGAGTATTCAACGGGCCATGTGGAACTGATCTAGACCATGGAGTAGCAGCAGTTGGGTATGGAACATGGAAAGGTTCAGATTACATCATTGTAAAGAATTCGTGGGGACCAAAATGGGGAGAAAAAGGGTACATAAGGATGAAGAGGAACACTGGAAAACCCGAGGGTCTCTGTGGTATCAATAAAATGGCTTCTTACCCTATGAAAAACAAGTGA
- the LOC107904926 gene encoding uncharacterized protein isoform X3 — translation MHQLLLERSATRILKKKKLKINVHRPVGTRVVFDEEGNTQAPLAMLAGKTSGDILLDQDIEGVVEDSISSSWKSQGLALLQVECYLMLHSMVVYLSRNLN, via the exons ATGCATCAGCTCCTTTTAGAAAG GTCAGCAACACGGATCTTGAAGAAAAAAAAGCTGAAGATCAATGTTCATAGGCCTGTGGGGACAAGGGTTGTCTTTGATGAGGAAGGCAACACACAGGCTCCACTTGCTATGTTGGCTGGCAAGACGAGCGGCGATATACTGCTTGACCAAG ATATTGAAGGTGTAGTGGAggattcaatctcttcaagctggAAAAGCCAAGGCTTAGCGCTTCTTCAAGTAGAGTGTTATTTAATGTTGCATTCCATGGTCGTTTATCTTAGTCGGAACTTGAATTAG
- the LOC107904926 gene encoding DEAD-box ATP-dependent RNA helicase 32 isoform X1, protein MVELYNKTQRLPSPSINASAPFRKVSMKQNYHNEIRSATRILKKKKLKINVHRPVGTRVVFDEEGNTQAPLAMLAGKTSGDILLDQDIEGVVEDSISSSWKSQGLALLQVECYLMLHSMVVYLSRNLN, encoded by the exons ATGGTCGAATTATACAACAAGACACAAAGACTTCCAAGTCCTTCCATAAATGCATCAGCTCCTTTTAGAAAGGTGAGTATGAAGCAGAACTATCATAATGAAATAAG GTCAGCAACACGGATCTTGAAGAAAAAAAAGCTGAAGATCAATGTTCATAGGCCTGTGGGGACAAGGGTTGTCTTTGATGAGGAAGGCAACACACAGGCTCCACTTGCTATGTTGGCTGGCAAGACGAGCGGCGATATACTGCTTGACCAAG ATATTGAAGGTGTAGTGGAggattcaatctcttcaagctggAAAAGCCAAGGCTTAGCGCTTCTTCAAGTAGAGTGTTATTTAATGTTGCATTCCATGGTCGTTTATCTTAGTCGGAACTTGAATTAG
- the LOC107904926 gene encoding uncharacterized protein isoform X2, producing the protein MAAYQRKRSFANQTRSATRILKKKKLKINVHRPVGTRVVFDEEGNTQAPLAMLAGKTSGDILLDQDIEGVVEDSISSSWKSQGLALLQVECYLMLHSMVVYLSRNLN; encoded by the exons ATGGCCGCCTACCAAAGAAAACGAAGTTTTGCCAATCAAACTAG GTCAGCAACACGGATCTTGAAGAAAAAAAAGCTGAAGATCAATGTTCATAGGCCTGTGGGGACAAGGGTTGTCTTTGATGAGGAAGGCAACACACAGGCTCCACTTGCTATGTTGGCTGGCAAGACGAGCGGCGATATACTGCTTGACCAAG ATATTGAAGGTGTAGTGGAggattcaatctcttcaagctggAAAAGCCAAGGCTTAGCGCTTCTTCAAGTAGAGTGTTATTTAATGTTGCATTCCATGGTCGTTTATCTTAGTCGGAACTTGAATTAG
- the LOC107929349 gene encoding uncharacterized protein has protein sequence MSSIMQSFQKSRSLPLSQTQSKEQAALPALRRRLSSLSLKLHPSISSPSAPSWAFPRSKSLSSMGDYAGSSIRKWWDWGWSWVLSRKPMFAQDLEMNEEETRVLGCHNKGSWRHVFYKLRSEIKKRMGSDKVGLPQTCSTVCRDTGVAVM, from the exons ATGAGCTCCATTATGCAGAGCTTTCAAAAGAGCCGATCACTCCCCCTCTCTCAAACTCAATCCAAAGAGCAAGCGGCATTGCCAGCCCTACGAAGAAGGCTTTCCTCTTTGTCTCTTAAATTACATCCTTCCATCTCTTCGCCATCAGCGCCGTCATGGGCCTTCCCCAGATCCAAGTCTTTGTCTTCCATGGGAGACTATGCTGGTAGCTCCATCAGGAAATGGTGGGACTGGGGATGGTCTTGGGTTCTTTCCAGAAAACCCATGTTTGCTCAAGACCTtgaaatgaatgaagaagaaACGAGGGTTCTAGGTTGCCACAACAAAGGCAGCTGGAGGCATGTTTTCTAcaagctaagatccgagatcaaGAAACGCATGGGATCTGACAAAGTTGGCCTCCCACAAACTTGCAG CACCGTTTGTAGAGACACAGGTGTAGCAGTCATGTAA